The following coding sequences lie in one Flavobacteriales bacterium genomic window:
- a CDS encoding biopolymer transporter ExbD, whose product MAIRSKNKVSTNFSMSSMTDIVFLLLIFFVITSTLISPNALKLLLPKSSSKTLSKQTISVSITKELEYYVNQDKVAFESIEGILQQQLAGEVEPGVILHAEKSVPIEEAVKVMDIANRNKYKLVLATAPQ is encoded by the coding sequence ATGGCAATACGATCAAAAAATAAAGTAAGTACCAATTTCAGTATGTCAAGTATGACAGACATTGTGTTTTTGTTGCTTATATTCTTTGTAATAACTTCTACGTTAATTAGTCCAAATGCGTTGAAGTTATTACTTCCAAAAAGTTCGAGTAAAACGTTAAGTAAACAGACAATTTCTGTCTCGATAACTAAAGAATTGGAATATTATGTAAATCAGGATAAAGTTGCTTTTGAAAGTATTGAAGGGATATTGCAGCAACAATTGGCTGGAGAAGTTGAGCCTGGTGTTATTTTACATGCTGAAAAATCAGTGCCCATAGAAGAGGCTGTTAAAGTAATGGATATAGCAAACAGAAATAAGTATAAGCTTGTTTTAGCTACAGCGCCTCAGTAG
- a CDS encoding bifunctional folylpolyglutamate synthase/dihydrofolate synthase, with translation MTYQQTLDYLFSQLPMFQRIGASAYKVDLSNTIELCNLLGNPQHHFKSVHIAGTNGKGSTSHMLASILQEAGYTVGLYTSPHLIDFRERIKINGEMISEQEVVDFVTKYKKDFEKINLSFFEWTVGLAFDYFSNQKVDIAVVETGLGGRLDSTNVIIPEISIITNIGKDHMQFLGDTLEKIAVEKAGIIKKNVPIIIGETQPEIKHVFVSKAKELGSAIYFADQIIQQGLESDLKGSYQKKNIKTVLASVHELKKLEFAISDEQIKSGLLHVVRNTGLMGRWQTLGLDPKIICDTGHNEAGIREVVSQLESLTYNKLHFVLGAVNDKEIDSVLELLPKNAVYYFCQAKIPRALDVNELKNKAKSYRLNGNAYSSVKNAYEEAKKTANKHDLIFIGGSTFVVAEVLQ, from the coding sequence ATGACCTATCAGCAAACATTAGATTATTTATTTAGTCAATTACCCATGTTTCAGCGTATTGGAGCATCTGCCTATAAGGTTGATTTGTCTAATACCATCGAGTTGTGTAATTTGTTGGGGAATCCTCAGCATCATTTTAAATCAGTACACATTGCGGGTACCAATGGTAAAGGTTCTACTTCACACATGCTAGCGTCTATTTTACAAGAGGCGGGTTATACAGTTGGATTATATACTTCTCCTCATTTAATAGATTTTAGAGAACGAATTAAGATTAATGGAGAAATGATTTCCGAACAAGAAGTAGTTGACTTTGTTACGAAATACAAGAAAGATTTTGAAAAAATAAACCTATCATTTTTTGAATGGACAGTAGGTTTGGCATTCGACTATTTTTCGAACCAAAAGGTTGATATTGCTGTTGTAGAAACTGGACTTGGAGGTAGGTTAGACTCAACAAATGTAATTATTCCTGAAATTTCTATCATTACTAATATTGGTAAAGACCATATGCAATTTTTGGGCGATACTTTAGAGAAAATTGCAGTCGAAAAAGCGGGAATAATAAAAAAAAATGTCCCCATAATAATTGGGGAAACACAACCCGAGATAAAGCATGTGTTTGTTTCTAAAGCAAAGGAATTAGGATCAGCAATTTATTTTGCAGATCAAATTATTCAGCAAGGATTAGAATCTGATTTAAAAGGAAGTTATCAGAAAAAAAACATCAAAACTGTATTGGCATCAGTTCATGAATTAAAGAAACTAGAGTTTGCTATTTCAGATGAACAGATAAAAAGTGGATTACTGCATGTTGTGAGAAATACGGGTTTAATGGGTAGGTGGCAAACATTAGGGTTAGACCCAAAAATTATTTGCGATACTGGGCATAATGAAGCTGGAATCAGAGAGGTTGTAAGTCAATTGGAATCATTAACTTATAATAAGTTACATTTTGTTTTAGGGGCAGTAAATGATAAGGAAATTGATTCTGTTTTGGAGTTATTGCCTAAAAATGCAGTGTATTATTTTTGTCAGGCAAAAATACCTAGAGCATTAGATGTGAATGAACTAAAAAATAAAGCGAAAAGTTATCGATTGAATGGTAATGCTTATAGCTCTGTTAAAAATGCATACGAGGAGGCTAAAAAAACAGCCAATAAACATGATTTGATTTTTATTGGAGGGAGTACTTTTGTGGTTGCTGAGGTTTTACAGTAA
- a CDS encoding M28 family peptidase encodes MALLGKLKINFLVVISICTLLFACEGEKPTKQPAPKTNNTTILAPKLERPNFDADSAYLFIKQQVDFGPRFPNNDAHSKCANFLKNKLSEYGLTTAIQVGSAKTFNNKNITIKNIIGEYNPEAKKRILLFAHWDSRPFADQDTKDLTKPILGANDGASGVGILIEVARQLSIKKPNIGVDIIFFDAEDYGQPNSAMTMMDSDSWCLGSQYWAKNLHKPNYKADFGILLDMVGNANALFTQESISMKYAPNIVAKVWNTAAELGYSNHFVAEQTFFVGTDDHKYVNQIANIPSIDIIHYERSTGNFHQSWHTHNDNMEVISKPSLSAVGETLLAVIFKESE; translated from the coding sequence ATGGCACTACTTGGGAAATTGAAAATTAATTTTTTAGTTGTAATATCAATTTGCACTTTACTGTTTGCTTGCGAAGGAGAAAAACCGACAAAGCAACCAGCTCCTAAAACCAACAATACAACTATTTTAGCACCTAAGTTAGAACGACCTAATTTTGATGCTGATTCTGCTTATTTATTTATTAAACAACAAGTTGACTTTGGTCCTCGATTTCCAAACAACGATGCTCACTCAAAATGTGCTAATTTTTTAAAAAATAAACTTAGCGAATATGGTTTAACAACTGCAATTCAAGTAGGAAGTGCTAAAACATTCAATAATAAGAATATTACTATTAAAAATATTATTGGAGAATATAATCCTGAAGCAAAAAAAAGAATTTTACTCTTTGCTCATTGGGATTCCCGCCCTTTTGCCGACCAAGATACCAAAGACTTAACCAAACCAATACTTGGAGCTAACGACGGAGCAAGTGGCGTAGGAATATTAATTGAAGTTGCTCGTCAGCTAAGTATTAAAAAACCAAACATTGGTGTTGATATCATCTTTTTTGATGCAGAAGATTATGGTCAGCCAAATTCAGCGATGACCATGATGGATTCTGACAGTTGGTGTTTAGGCTCGCAATATTGGGCAAAAAACTTACACAAACCTAATTATAAAGCCGATTTTGGTATTTTACTGGACATGGTTGGTAATGCTAACGCATTATTTACTCAAGAAAGTATTTCAATGAAATATGCCCCAAATATTGTTGCTAAGGTATGGAACACTGCTGCAGAATTGGGTTATTCAAATCATTTTGTAGCAGAACAAACATTTTTTGTAGGCACTGATGACCATAAATATGTAAATCAAATTGCCAACATTCCGAGTATAGATATTATTCATTACGAAAGAAGCACAGGTAATTTTCACCAAAGCTGGCACACCCATAATGATAATATGGAAGTAATAAGTAAACCTTCGCTATCTGCTGTTGGAGAAACTCTATTAGCTGTAATTTTCAAAGAATCTGAATAA
- a CDS encoding cysteine--tRNA ligase: MSQNQLFIYNSLSGKKEKFEPINPPFVGLYVCGPTVYNEAHLGNIRTFLTFDIVYRYLTHLGYKVRYVRNITDVGHLVDDADAGEDKIERRARFEKIEPMEIVQKYTNSFHQTTQLFNLKNPDIEPSATGHIIEQIELIEKIIANGYGYEKNGSVYFNVKKYTEKYNYGELSGRKIDELLEQTRENLEGGDEKRFFADFAIWKKSSPETIMKWNSPWGAGVPGWHLECSAMSTKYLGEQFDIHGGGMDLKFPHHECEIAQSVGAGGKTPVKYWMHGNMLTVNGSKMSKSLGNSFLPLELISGSHPLLDKGYDPMTVRFFFLQAQYRSTVDFSNEALQASEKGLKRLLTGIKTLNSINPAKTTSFDVSSIIEKCEASMNDDFNTPITIANLFDGLKYINLLKEGKETITTEDLEKLTNHYSIFVFDILGLMPEKEKSNPELLDNTLSIILELRKKAKENKDYSTSDFIRDELNKIQITLKDTKDGTTWEIEN, encoded by the coding sequence ATGTCACAAAATCAATTATTCATATACAACAGTTTATCGGGAAAAAAGGAAAAATTTGAACCCATCAATCCTCCATTTGTTGGGCTGTATGTTTGTGGCCCAACCGTTTATAATGAAGCTCACCTAGGAAATATCAGAACCTTTTTAACTTTTGACATTGTTTATCGGTACTTAACACATTTGGGATATAAAGTTAGGTATGTAAGAAACATTACTGATGTTGGTCATTTAGTTGATGATGCTGATGCTGGAGAAGATAAAATTGAGAGAAGGGCAAGGTTTGAGAAAATTGAGCCAATGGAAATTGTTCAGAAATACACCAACAGTTTTCATCAAACCACCCAATTATTTAATCTTAAAAACCCTGATATTGAGCCTTCTGCTACAGGTCATATTATAGAGCAAATAGAATTAATTGAAAAAATTATTGCCAATGGTTATGGCTATGAAAAAAATGGTTCAGTATATTTTAATGTAAAAAAATATACTGAAAAGTATAATTATGGTGAATTATCTGGAAGAAAAATAGATGAATTATTAGAACAAACTAGAGAAAATTTGGAAGGTGGTGACGAAAAAAGGTTTTTTGCCGATTTTGCTATATGGAAGAAATCATCTCCTGAAACCATTATGAAATGGAACTCTCCTTGGGGAGCAGGTGTGCCTGGCTGGCACTTAGAATGTTCTGCAATGAGCACAAAATATCTTGGAGAACAATTTGATATTCATGGAGGAGGGATGGATTTAAAATTTCCACATCACGAATGTGAAATTGCTCAATCGGTAGGGGCAGGAGGAAAAACTCCTGTAAAATATTGGATGCATGGGAACATGTTAACTGTGAATGGTTCTAAAATGAGTAAATCGTTAGGCAATTCATTTTTGCCTTTAGAACTAATTTCTGGTAGCCATCCATTATTAGATAAGGGTTACGACCCAATGACTGTTCGTTTTTTCTTTTTGCAAGCTCAATACCGAAGCACTGTTGATTTCTCTAATGAAGCACTTCAGGCATCTGAAAAAGGTTTAAAAAGACTATTAACTGGCATTAAAACTCTTAACTCTATTAATCCAGCAAAAACAACATCATTTGATGTCTCTTCCATTATTGAAAAATGCGAAGCGAGTATGAATGATGATTTTAATACTCCAATTACCATTGCCAACTTGTTTGATGGACTAAAATATATTAACCTACTTAAAGAAGGAAAAGAGACCATTACAACAGAAGATTTAGAAAAACTAACAAATCATTATTCAATTTTTGTTTTTGATATTCTTGGGTTAATGCCTGAAAAAGAAAAATCTAACCCTGAATTACTTGATAATACTCTTAGTATTATCCTCGAATTAAGAAAAAAAGCCAAAGAAAATAAAGATTACTCAACTTCAGACTTTATAAGAGATGAGTTGAATAAAATACAAATCACTCTTAAAGACACCAAAGATGGCACTACTTGGGAAATTGAAAATTAA
- a CDS encoding toxin-antitoxin system YwqK family antitoxin → MKKILYILLPIFVCSISTAQSALKYEVVNGDTINVIDENNLKQGFWRIFGKMKKLPGYEPDQVVEEGNYENSRKQGLWKNFFPSGKVKSEIAYVNSRPNGTYKTYFENGQVEEEGNWENNRNTGGFKRYHENGKTAQEFVFNESGKRDGKQVYFYENGQVMIEADIVAGKEKFVKEYYEDGSVKAEKSFIDGELDVANTKVYEPKTPNKNKEAEELAKAPVKIVKADKNDEVNSGSFNGNGQHTMYNKDKQLSKVGFFENYRLMDGLLYKYDNNGILYAIEKYKAGRHIGNAPLPKE, encoded by the coding sequence ATGAAAAAAATATTATACATTCTTCTCCCCATATTTGTTTGCAGCATTAGTACTGCACAGTCCGCCCTCAAATACGAGGTGGTAAATGGCGACACTATAAACGTAATTGACGAAAACAATCTTAAGCAAGGTTTTTGGAGGATTTTTGGAAAAATGAAAAAATTACCTGGTTATGAACCAGATCAAGTTGTTGAAGAAGGGAACTATGAAAATAGTAGAAAGCAGGGCTTGTGGAAAAATTTCTTTCCAAGTGGAAAAGTAAAAAGTGAAATCGCTTACGTTAATAGTAGACCAAACGGAACATATAAAACTTACTTTGAGAACGGGCAAGTAGAAGAAGAAGGTAATTGGGAAAACAACCGAAATACAGGAGGATTTAAACGTTACCATGAAAATGGGAAAACAGCCCAAGAGTTTGTATTTAACGAATCAGGAAAAAGAGATGGAAAACAAGTATACTTTTATGAAAATGGACAGGTAATGATAGAGGCTGATATTGTAGCAGGTAAAGAAAAATTTGTAAAAGAATACTATGAAGACGGATCTGTTAAAGCCGAAAAATCATTTATAGATGGGGAACTTGATGTTGCAAACACGAAAGTTTACGAACCAAAAACTCCGAATAAAAATAAAGAAGCTGAAGAATTAGCTAAAGCTCCTGTTAAAATTGTTAAAGCGGACAAGAATGACGAAGTAAACTCTGGTTCTTTCAATGGTAATGGTCAACACACTATGTACAACAAAGACAAACAACTATCTAAAGTTGGTTTCTTTGAGAACTATCGATTAATGGATGGTTTGCTATATAAATATGATAATAACGGTATATTATATGCTATTGAAAAATATAAAGCTGGAAGACACATTGGTAACGCACCACTTCCAAAAGAATAA